Proteins encoded by one window of Camelus dromedarius isolate mCamDro1 chromosome 27, mCamDro1.pat, whole genome shotgun sequence:
- the PEX11G gene encoding peroxisomal membrane protein 11C, with protein sequence MAALSGLASALESYRGRDRLIRTLGYCCQLVGGILVEQSARSEVGTRLLALSSQFSHCRTILRLFDDAAMFVYTKQYGLGTEEEDIFVRCVSVLGNLADQLYYPCEHIAWASDAKILHVDSAWWWTLSTAFWGLSLLLGIARSLWMVLKLRQRLRSPPAAFTSQRPRGKRRTVEAQIRSEALALLSNLADLANAVHWLPPGVLWAGRFPPWLVGLLGTVSSLLSVYQAVQASGQADAAS encoded by the exons ATGGCAGCCCTGAGCGGTCTGGCGTCGGCGCTGGAGTCGTACAGGGGCCGGGACCGCCTG ATCCGAACGCTGGGGTACTGCTGCCAGCTGGTGGGCGGGATCCTGGTGGAACAATCTGCCAGGTCAGAAGTGGGGACGCGCCTGCTGGCACTGTCTTCCCAATTCAGCCATTGCAGGACCATCCTGCGACTCTTTGATGATGCGGCCATGTTTGTCTACACTAAGCAGTACGGCCTGGGGACAGAG GAAGAGGACATCTTTGTGCGCTGTGTGTCTGTCCTGGGAAACCTGGCTGACCAGCTCTACTACCCCTGTGAGCACATCGCCTGGGCTTCTGATGCCAAAATCCTCCACGTGGACTCTGCCTGGTGGTGGACACTGAGCACAGCCTTCTGGggcctctccctgctcctggggATTGCTAG GTCCTTGTGGATGGTCCTGAAGCTGAGACAGAGGCTGAGGAGCCCCCCGGCGGCCTTCACCAG CCAGCGGCCTCGGGGCAAGCGGAGGACCGTGGAGGCCCAGATCCGGTCGGAGGCGCTGGCTCTTCTGAGCAACCTGGCTGACCTGGCGAACGCGGTGCACTGGCTGCCCCCGGGCGTCCTGTGGGCCGGCCGCTTCCCCCCGTGGCTGGTGGGCCTCCTGGGCAccgtctcctccctcctcagcgTGTACCAGGCAGTCCAGGCCAGTGGCCAGGCTGACGCCGCCTCCTGA